A genomic window from Dermacentor silvarum isolate Dsil-2018 chromosome 9, BIME_Dsil_1.4, whole genome shotgun sequence includes:
- the LOC119463848 gene encoding microtubule-associated serine/threonine-protein kinase 3-like, translating to MAGSDKNGGNSEKLTNRGDGVTATPAMSSTQHRGGASTFVSGAMGSMSSASRSSTSSISEEEEHTSGSFKGEAVSPKKLKEMMRQKKSSAVKVLVALFPRIPKVTTVLLEFFIMRENKVSLLRDPLSHFCQEQSVLAAQDCLQKLHRQFITYQDIRDMVENLMGLHSLCMKRAPVTARSLGLVIRKLTIIVGELAISLEKISEVPVTDWMAVGDSVVTRTDRMMIEEQHPFTEFIPRARDLESLKLLGAGGFGAVYKARYKPANLICTVKVIASDRFNRPKQACIDKVVASVVRSPFLVKYYACFATKYAYVTVMEYVCGVDLMRVMERAMFLPIDQVRVIMAQLILAVEHMHLKGFLHRDIKVSNMLIIPGGRVKLIDFDTNKICLGHFTKRVIRGYFRRTPFEFRDGESAGTIPYMAPEILKQRPYGRACDWWSTGVVFYKLMTGRVPFRGQTKRLLRDRIIASPLKWPKVHEHPHSATTTAKDMVYLLLKKNPVERLGSKQYRRIKFTK from the exons ATGGCAGGCTCGGACAAAAACGGAG GAAACTCCGAGAAACTTACAAACCGTGGCG ACGGCGTCACAGCAACGCCGGCGATGTCGTCAACGCAACATCGGGGTGGCGCATCTACCTTTGTGTCCGGCGCCATGGGCAGCATGAGCTCAGCGAGCCGGTCGTCGACCTCGAGCATCTCGGAGGAAGAGGAGCATACCAGCGGCAGTTTCAAGGGGGAGGCCGTGTCTCCCAAAAAACTAAAAG AGATGATGCGACAGAAAAAAAGTTCTGCTGTGAAAGTTTTGGTTGCCTTGTTTCCAAGG ATACCGAAGGTGACCACGGTGCTTCTGGAGTTCTTCATCATGCGCGAGAACAAGGTCTCGCTGCTTCGCGACCCGCTCTCGCACTTCTGCCAGGAGCAGTCGGTGCTGGCGGCCCAGGACTGCCTGCAGAAGCTGCACCGGCAGTTCATCACGTACCAGGACATCCGCGACATGGTCGAGAACCTGATGGGGCTGCACAGCCTGTGCATGAAGCGGGCGCCCGTCACGGCGCGAAGCCTCGGCCTGGTCATTCGCAAGCTGACCATCATCGTTGGTGAGCTGGCCATTTCTCTCGAGAAGATCTCTGAGGTGCCGGTTACCGACTGGATGGCTGTCGGCGACTCTGTCGTCACGCGCACCGACAGG ATGATGATCGAAGAACAGCATCCGTTCACTGAATTCATTCCAAGGGCGCGAGATCTCGAGTCTCTGAAGCTTCTCGGGGCAGGCGGCTTTGG CGCCGTATACAAAGCCCGATACAAGCCGGCCAACCTTATCTGCACGGTGAAGGTGATCGCCTCAGACCGATTTAATCGCCCAAAGCAGGCGTGCATTGACAAGGTGGTCGCTTCCGTCGTCCGGAGCCCTTTTCTCGTCAAGTACTACGCATGCTTCGCTACAAAG TACGCGTATGTGACAGTGATGGAGTACGTGTGTGGGGTGGACCTCATGCGCGTGATGGAGCGCGCCATGTTCCTGCCCATTGACCAGGTACGAGTCATCATGGCCCAGCTCATACTGGCCGTAGAGCACATGCACCTCAAGGGCTTCTTGCACCGGGACATTAAGGTGTCGAA CATGCTCATAATACCCGGAGGAAGAGTCAAGCTCATAGATTTTGACACCAATAAAATTTGCCTAGGACACT ttACGAAACGCGTCATACGAGGCTACTTCCGGCGAACCCCGTTCGAATTCAGGGATGGAGAATCCGCCGGGACTATTCCCTATATGGCTCCGGAAATTCTCAAGCAAAGGCCGTACG GTCGCGCCTGCGACTGGTGGTCCACCGGTGTGGTGTTCTACAAACTGATGACTGGTCGAGTGCCGTTCCGAGGCCAAACCAAGAGGCTGCTTCGCGACCGCATCATTGCGTCGCCACTCAAGTGGCCTAAGGTTCACGAACACCCGCACTcggccaccaccaccgccaaagACATGGTGTACCTGTTACTCAAGAAGAATCCCGTCGAACGGCTCGGCTCCAAGCAGTACCGTCGCATCAAG TTCACGAAATGA